A single window of Leclercia adecarboxylata DNA harbors:
- the trmL gene encoding tRNA (uridine(34)/cytosine(34)/5-carboxymethylaminomethyluridine(34)-2'-O)-methyltransferase TrmL: protein MLNIVLFEPEIPPNTGNIIRLCANTGFRLHIIEPMGFTWDDKRLRRAGLDYHEFTAVVRHRDQAAFMETEKPERIFALTTKGTPAHSAVSYQEGDYLLFGPETRGLPASILDALPAEQKIRIPMMPDSRSMNLSNAVSVVVYEAWRQLGYAGAILR from the coding sequence ATGCTTAACATCGTTTTATTCGAACCAGAAATTCCACCTAATACCGGCAATATCATCCGCCTGTGCGCCAATACCGGGTTCCGTCTGCATATCATCGAGCCAATGGGCTTTACGTGGGACGACAAGCGCCTGCGCCGCGCCGGGCTGGACTATCACGAGTTCACCGCCGTGGTTCGTCATCGGGATCAGGCCGCCTTTATGGAAACGGAAAAACCGGAACGGATCTTTGCCCTGACCACCAAAGGTACGCCTGCGCACAGCGCCGTAAGCTATCAGGAGGGGGACTATCTGCTGTTTGGCCCGGAAACGCGCGGCCTGCCGGCCAGCATTCTCGATGCCCTGCCTGCTGAACAAAAAATCCGTATTCCAATGATGCCGGACAGCCGCAGCATGAATCTGTCGAACGCGGTGTCGGTGGTGGTGTATGAAGCCTGGCGCCAGCTGGGGTATGCCGGCGCGATATTGCGGTAG
- the lldR gene encoding transcriptional regulator LldR, translated as MIVMPRRLSDEIATRVRALIEEQHLEAGMKLPAERQLAAQLGVSRNSLREALATLVNEGVLLSRRGGGTFVRWQHDDWSEQNIVQPLKTLMENDPDYSFDILEARHAIETSTAWHAAMRATEADKEKLKACFEATQSSDPDIASQADVRFHLAIAEASHNVVLLQTMRGFFDLLQSSVKQSRQRMYLVPPVFAQLTEQHEAVLNAILAGDAEAARKAMMAHLGFVHTTIKRFDEDQARQARITRLPGDNDISRENKA; from the coding sequence ATGATAGTGATGCCCAGACGCCTGTCCGACGAGATTGCCACTCGCGTGCGGGCGCTGATTGAAGAACAACATCTGGAGGCGGGCATGAAGTTACCCGCCGAGCGCCAGCTTGCCGCCCAGCTTGGCGTGTCGCGCAACTCTCTGCGCGAGGCGCTGGCGACGCTGGTAAACGAAGGGGTGCTGCTGAGCCGTCGCGGCGGCGGCACTTTCGTGCGCTGGCAGCATGACGACTGGTCCGAACAAAACATCGTCCAGCCGCTTAAAACGCTGATGGAGAACGACCCGGACTACAGCTTTGACATCCTCGAAGCGCGCCACGCCATCGAAACCAGCACGGCCTGGCATGCGGCGATGCGGGCAACCGAGGCCGATAAAGAGAAGCTCAAAGCCTGCTTTGAGGCCACGCAAAGCAGCGACCCGGATATCGCCTCTCAGGCGGACGTGCGTTTCCATCTGGCGATTGCCGAGGCGTCGCATAACGTGGTGCTGCTGCAAACCATGCGCGGGTTCTTCGACCTGTTGCAATCCTCCGTGAAGCAGAGCCGACAGCGTATGTATCTGGTCCCGCCGGTTTTCGCTCAGCTGACCGAACAGCACGAGGCGGTGCTCAACGCCATTCTCGCCGGTGATGCCGAGGCCGCGCGTAAAGCGATGATGGCGCACCTGGGCTTCGTGCATACCACCATTAAACGATTCGATGAAGATCAGGCCCGACAGGCGCGCATTACCCGTCTGCCTGGCGACAACGACATTTCCAGGGAGAACAAAGCATGA
- a CDS encoding rhodanese-like domain-containing protein, whose translation MQEIMQFVSRHPILCIAWIGLLAAVLFTTFKGLTSKVKVITRGEATRLINKEDAVVVDLRQRDDFRKGHIAGAINLLPAEIKANNLGELEKHKDKPIIVVDGTGMQAQEPANTLVKAGFANVTVLKDGISGWSGENLPLVRGK comes from the coding sequence ATGCAAGAAATTATGCAATTTGTCAGCCGCCACCCCATACTTTGTATCGCGTGGATTGGTCTACTGGCAGCCGTACTTTTCACCACGTTCAAAGGCCTCACCTCTAAAGTGAAGGTGATCACCCGCGGCGAAGCCACGCGTCTTATCAATAAAGAAGATGCAGTGGTTGTCGATCTGCGTCAGCGTGACGATTTCCGCAAAGGCCATATTGCAGGCGCGATTAACCTGCTGCCAGCTGAAATCAAAGCCAATAACCTTGGCGAACTGGAAAAGCATAAAGACAAACCCATTATTGTCGTTGACGGCACCGGGATGCAGGCTCAAGAGCCCGCAAATACCCTCGTCAAAGCAGGCTTTGCAAACGTCACTGTCCTGAAAGACGGCATCTCAGGCTGGAGCGGTGAGAATCTGCCTCTGGTTCGCGGTAAGTAA
- the cysE gene encoding serine O-acetyltransferase, whose translation MPCEELDIVWNNIKAEARALADCEPMLASFYHATLLKHENLGSALSYMLANKLASPIMPAIAIREVVEEAYAADPEMIASAACDIQAVRNRDPAVDKYSTPLLYLKGFHALQSYRIGHWLWNEGRRALAIFLQNQVSVSFQVDIHPAAKIGRGIMLDHATGIVVGETAVIENDVSILQSVTLGGTGKTSGDRHPKIREGVMIGAGAKILGNIEVGRGAKIGAGSVVLQPVPPHTTAAGVPARIVGKPDSDKPAMDMDQFFNGIHHTFEYGDGI comes from the coding sequence ATGCCGTGTGAAGAACTGGATATCGTCTGGAACAATATTAAAGCCGAAGCCCGGGCTCTGGCCGACTGTGAGCCAATGCTCGCCAGTTTCTACCACGCGACGCTACTCAAGCACGAAAACCTCGGCAGTGCCCTGAGCTATATGCTCGCCAACAAGCTGGCTTCCCCGATCATGCCGGCCATTGCCATTCGGGAAGTGGTGGAAGAGGCCTATGCGGCCGACCCGGAGATGATCGCCTCCGCCGCGTGTGATATTCAGGCGGTACGCAATCGCGACCCTGCGGTGGATAAATACTCCACGCCGTTGCTCTATCTGAAAGGTTTCCACGCCCTGCAGTCCTATCGTATCGGCCACTGGCTGTGGAACGAGGGCCGCCGCGCGCTGGCGATCTTCCTGCAAAACCAGGTCTCTGTAAGCTTCCAGGTGGATATCCACCCGGCGGCGAAGATTGGCCGCGGCATCATGCTCGACCACGCCACCGGGATTGTGGTGGGTGAAACGGCGGTGATTGAAAACGACGTCTCGATCCTGCAGTCCGTGACCCTGGGCGGGACCGGTAAAACCAGCGGCGATCGCCACCCGAAAATTCGTGAAGGGGTGATGATTGGCGCAGGCGCGAAGATCCTCGGCAATATCGAAGTGGGACGCGGCGCGAAAATTGGCGCCGGTTCGGTGGTGCTGCAACCTGTACCGCCGCATACCACCGCCGCAGGCGTACCGGCACGCATCGTTGGCAAGCCGGACAGCGATAAACCCGCGATGGATATGGATCAGTTCTTCAACGGGATCCACCATACCTTTGAGTATGGCGACGGGATCTGA
- the secB gene encoding protein-export chaperone SecB, whose product MSEQNNTEMTFQIQRIYTKDVSYEAPNAPHVFQKDWQPEVKLDLDTASTQLADDVYEVVLRVTVTASLGEETAFLCEVQQGGIFSIGGIEGNQMAHCLGAYCPNILFPYARECITSLVSRGTFPQLNLAPVNFDALFMNYLQQQAGEGTEQHQDA is encoded by the coding sequence ATGTCAGAACAAAACAACACCGAAATGACTTTCCAGATCCAGCGCATTTATACCAAAGATGTCTCCTACGAAGCACCTAATGCGCCGCATGTTTTCCAGAAAGACTGGCAGCCAGAGGTTAAACTTGATCTGGATACCGCATCCACCCAGCTGGCGGATGATGTGTATGAAGTCGTACTGCGTGTTACCGTAACCGCCTCTCTGGGCGAAGAAACTGCATTCCTGTGCGAAGTACAGCAGGGCGGCATCTTCTCCATCGGCGGCATCGAAGGTAATCAGATGGCGCATTGCCTGGGTGCATACTGCCCGAACATCCTGTTCCCGTATGCCCGTGAATGCATCACCAGCCTGGTTTCCCGTGGTACGTTCCCGCAACTGAACCTTGCGCCGGTGAACTTCGATGCGCTGTTCATGAACTATCTGCAGCAGCAAGCTGGCGAAGGTACTGAACAACATCAGGATGCCTGA
- the lldD gene encoding FMN-dependent L-lactate dehydrogenase LldD codes for MIISAASDYRAAAQRILPPFLFHYIDGGAYSEYTLRRNVEDLSQVALRQRVLKNMSDLSLETKLFNETLSMPVALAPVGLCGMYARRGEVQAAAAADAKGIPFTLSTVSVCPIEEVAPTIKRPMWFQLYVLRDRGFMRNALERAKAAGCSTLVFTVDMPTPGARYRDAHSGMSGANAAMRRYWQAVTHPQWAWDVGLNGRPHDLGNISAYLGKPTGLEDYIGWLANNFDPSISWKDLEWIREFWDGPMVIKGILDPEDARDAVRFGADGIVVSNHGGRQLDGVLSSARALPAIADAVKGDIAILADSGIRNGLDVVRMIALGADTVLLGRAYLYALATHGQAGVANLLNLIEKEMKVAMTLTGAKSIRDISKEMLVQELSKIPAGLAPLAQGNAA; via the coding sequence ATGATCATTTCCGCAGCCAGTGACTATCGCGCCGCCGCGCAGCGCATCCTGCCCCCGTTCCTGTTCCACTATATCGACGGCGGGGCCTACTCTGAATACACCCTGCGCCGCAATGTGGAAGATCTGTCGCAGGTGGCCCTGCGCCAGCGCGTGCTGAAGAATATGTCCGACCTGAGCCTTGAGACGAAGCTGTTCAACGAAACGCTCTCCATGCCGGTAGCCCTTGCCCCCGTTGGCCTGTGCGGCATGTACGCCCGCCGGGGTGAAGTACAGGCCGCAGCGGCTGCCGACGCCAAAGGCATTCCCTTTACGCTTTCCACCGTCTCGGTCTGCCCGATTGAAGAGGTCGCTCCGACCATCAAGCGTCCGATGTGGTTCCAGCTGTACGTCCTGCGCGATCGCGGCTTTATGCGTAACGCCCTGGAGCGGGCCAAAGCGGCGGGCTGCTCCACCCTCGTCTTTACCGTTGATATGCCGACCCCCGGCGCGCGCTATCGCGATGCGCACTCCGGAATGAGCGGCGCGAATGCGGCGATGCGCCGCTACTGGCAGGCGGTGACCCATCCGCAGTGGGCGTGGGATGTGGGGCTCAACGGTCGCCCGCACGATCTGGGCAATATCTCTGCCTATCTGGGTAAACCGACCGGGCTGGAAGATTACATTGGCTGGCTGGCGAACAACTTCGATCCGTCGATCTCGTGGAAAGACCTGGAGTGGATCCGTGAGTTCTGGGACGGCCCAATGGTGATCAAGGGGATCCTCGATCCGGAAGATGCCCGCGATGCGGTGCGCTTTGGTGCCGACGGCATCGTGGTGTCGAACCACGGCGGCCGCCAGCTGGACGGGGTGCTCTCGTCTGCCCGCGCCCTGCCCGCCATTGCCGATGCGGTTAAGGGCGATATTGCGATTCTGGCGGACTCCGGGATCCGCAACGGTCTGGACGTGGTGCGCATGATTGCCCTCGGCGCCGATACCGTTCTGCTGGGCCGGGCTTATCTCTACGCGCTGGCGACCCACGGCCAGGCGGGCGTGGCGAACCTGCTCAATCTGATCGAGAAAGAGATGAAGGTGGCGATGACCCTCACCGGGGCGAAATCCATTCGTGACATCAGCAAGGAGATGCTGGTGCAGGAGCTGAGTAAGATCCCTGCCGGGCTGGCACCGCTGGCGCAGGGGAATGCGGCTTAG
- the gpmM gene encoding 2,3-bisphosphoglycerate-independent phosphoglycerate mutase gives MSVSKKPMVLMILDGYGYREDHQDNAIFNAKTPVMDALWAQRPHTLIDASGLEVGLPDRQMGNSEVGHVNLGAGRIVYQDLTRLDVEIKERTFFANPVLTGAVEKAAAAGKAVHIMGLLSAGGVHSHEDHIMAMVELAAEKGAEKIYLHAFLDGRDTPPRSAESSLKAFEDKFAALGKGRVASIIGRYYAMDRDNRWDRVEQAYNLLVEAKGEFQANTAVAALEAAYARDENDEFVKATVIRAEGQADAAMEDGDALIFMNFRADRAREITRAFVNADFDGFARKKEVKLGDFVMLTEYAADIKAPCAYPPSSLANTFGEWMAKHDKTQLRISETEKYAHVTFFFNGGVEESFKGEDRILINSPKVATYDLQPEMSSAELTEKLIAAIESGKYDTIICNYPNGDMVGHTGVMEAAIKAIEALDECIDQVTKAVVAAGGQMLITADHGNAEQMRDPATGQAHTAHTNLPVPMIYVGDKSVKAVDGGKLSDVAPTMLALMGMEIPQEMTGKPLFIVE, from the coding sequence ATGTCGGTTTCTAAAAAACCTATGGTACTGATGATTCTGGATGGCTATGGCTATCGCGAAGATCACCAGGATAACGCCATTTTCAACGCTAAAACCCCGGTCATGGATGCACTGTGGGCCCAACGTCCTCATACGCTGATTGATGCGTCCGGCCTGGAAGTGGGTCTGCCCGATCGCCAGATGGGTAACTCCGAAGTTGGACACGTCAACCTGGGTGCGGGACGCATTGTTTATCAGGATCTGACCCGTCTGGATGTTGAAATTAAAGAACGCACCTTCTTTGCGAACCCGGTGCTGACCGGCGCGGTTGAGAAAGCCGCCGCCGCAGGCAAAGCGGTGCACATTATGGGTCTGCTCTCCGCAGGTGGTGTCCACAGCCACGAAGACCACATTATGGCGATGGTAGAACTGGCCGCGGAAAAAGGGGCAGAAAAAATCTATCTGCATGCATTCCTTGATGGCCGCGACACCCCGCCGCGCAGCGCTGAATCCTCCCTGAAAGCCTTCGAAGACAAGTTTGCCGCCCTCGGCAAAGGCCGCGTGGCATCCATCATTGGCCGCTACTACGCCATGGACCGCGACAACCGTTGGGATCGCGTAGAGCAGGCCTACAATCTGCTGGTTGAAGCCAAAGGCGAGTTTCAGGCAAACACTGCCGTTGCCGCGCTGGAAGCCGCTTACGCCCGCGATGAAAACGATGAATTCGTAAAAGCGACCGTGATCCGCGCCGAAGGCCAGGCCGATGCCGCGATGGAAGATGGCGACGCGCTGATCTTCATGAACTTCCGTGCTGACCGCGCCCGCGAAATCACCCGCGCCTTCGTCAACGCTGACTTCGACGGCTTCGCCCGTAAAAAAGAGGTCAAGCTGGGCGATTTCGTGATGCTGACCGAATATGCCGCCGACATCAAAGCCCCATGCGCCTATCCGCCGTCATCGCTGGCGAATACCTTCGGCGAGTGGATGGCGAAGCACGACAAGACCCAGCTGCGCATCTCTGAAACCGAGAAATACGCACACGTCACCTTCTTCTTTAACGGCGGCGTGGAAGAGTCGTTCAAAGGCGAAGACCGCATTCTGATCAACTCCCCGAAAGTAGCGACCTACGATCTGCAGCCGGAGATGAGCTCTGCCGAGCTGACTGAGAAGCTGATTGCAGCCATCGAAAGCGGCAAATACGACACCATCATCTGTAACTACCCGAACGGCGACATGGTTGGCCATACCGGGGTGATGGAAGCAGCGATCAAAGCCATTGAAGCGCTGGACGAGTGCATCGACCAGGTCACCAAAGCCGTCGTGGCCGCGGGCGGCCAGATGCTGATCACCGCAGACCACGGCAACGCCGAGCAGATGCGCGATCCGGCCACCGGCCAGGCGCACACCGCGCATACCAACCTGCCGGTGCCGATGATTTATGTCGGTGATAAATCAGTTAAAGCAGTGGATGGCGGTAAGCTTTCAGACGTTGCCCCGACCATGCTGGCCCTGATGGGCATGGAAATCCCGCAAGAGATGACTGGCAAGCCGCTGTTCATCGTGGAATAA
- the gpsA gene encoding NAD(P)H-dependent glycerol-3-phosphate dehydrogenase → MSTVNASMTVIGAGSYGTALAITLARNGHEVVLWGHDPKHIATLQADRCNVAFLPDVPFPDSLHLESDLATALAASRNILIVVPSHVFGQVLRQIKPLMRDDARVVWATKGLEAETGRLLQDVAREALGDAIPLAVISGPTFAKELAAGLPTAISLASTDETFADDLQQLLHCGKSFRVYSNPDFIGVQLGGAVKNVIAIGAGMSDGIGFGANARTALITRGLTEMSRLGAALGADPATFMGMAGLGDLVLTCTDNQSRNRRFGMMLGQGMDVIGAQEKIGQVVEGYRNTKEVRELAHRFGVEMPITEEIYQVLYCGKNAREAALTLLGRARKDERSSS, encoded by the coding sequence ATGAGTACTGTCAATGCGTCAATGACTGTGATCGGTGCCGGCTCTTACGGCACCGCTCTTGCTATCACTCTGGCAAGAAATGGTCACGAAGTGGTTCTCTGGGGCCACGATCCAAAACATATCGCTACGCTGCAAGCGGATCGCTGCAACGTTGCGTTCCTCCCCGATGTGCCTTTCCCTGACTCACTGCATCTTGAAAGCGACCTGGCGACTGCGCTTGCCGCAAGCCGCAATATTCTGATCGTTGTGCCGAGCCACGTGTTTGGCCAGGTGCTGCGACAGATTAAACCGCTGATGCGTGATGATGCGCGCGTGGTCTGGGCGACCAAAGGGCTGGAAGCCGAGACCGGCCGCCTGCTGCAGGATGTCGCCCGCGAAGCGCTGGGTGATGCCATTCCGCTGGCGGTGATCTCCGGTCCGACCTTTGCGAAAGAGCTGGCGGCAGGGCTGCCGACGGCCATCTCGCTGGCCTCGACCGATGAGACCTTCGCTGACGATCTGCAACAGCTTCTGCACTGCGGTAAAAGCTTCCGCGTCTACAGCAACCCCGATTTTATCGGCGTCCAGCTGGGCGGCGCGGTGAAGAACGTTATCGCGATCGGCGCGGGCATGTCTGACGGTATCGGCTTTGGCGCGAACGCGCGTACGGCGCTGATCACCCGTGGGCTGACTGAAATGTCCCGTCTGGGCGCGGCGCTCGGTGCCGATCCGGCCACCTTTATGGGGATGGCAGGGTTAGGCGATCTGGTGCTGACCTGTACCGACAACCAGTCGCGCAACCGTCGTTTTGGCATGATGCTCGGCCAGGGCATGGATGTAATCGGCGCGCAGGAGAAGATTGGTCAGGTGGTAGAAGGCTACCGCAATACCAAAGAAGTCCGGGAGCTGGCACACCGCTTTGGTGTCGAAATGCCAATAACCGAGGAAATTTATCAGGTATTGTATTGCGGAAAAAATGCGCGCGAGGCAGCATTGACCTTATTAGGTCGCGCACGCAAGGACGAGCGTAGCAGCAGTTAA
- the grxC gene encoding glutaredoxin 3: MANIEIYTKATCPFCHRAKALLDSKGVAFQELPIDGDAAKREEMIKRSGRTTVPQIFIDAQHIGGCDDLYALDARGGLDPLLR; the protein is encoded by the coding sequence ATGGCCAATATCGAGATCTATACCAAAGCGACCTGCCCGTTCTGCCACCGTGCGAAAGCGCTGCTGGACAGCAAAGGCGTAGCCTTCCAGGAACTGCCTATTGATGGCGACGCTGCGAAGCGCGAAGAGATGATTAAACGTAGTGGCCGTACGACGGTTCCGCAGATTTTTATCGATGCGCAGCACATTGGCGGCTGTGATGACTTGTATGCGCTTGACGCGCGTGGTGGACTTGATCCCCTGCTGCGCTAA